Proteins found in one Acidimicrobiia bacterium genomic segment:
- a CDS encoding sulfotransferase, translating into MDVDELLAGAVEQAGVSDWGPDAEAMVEGLRVLVQSANDDAGLSAEGEMGFAGTIGSLLTRRLEVEDWYRRHPEIDDQEIESVLFGLGLPRTGSTALSYLLAQDRDVRSLRQWEAGQPTPPPDLATEDTDPRFLAAQRAMAGMSGLPSELKSMLPSSPDGPAECLDLMSMTFRCMALDVIAKTPSYAQWLFTECDFGPAYRYHRRVIKLLQWHRPPSRWRLKTPAHLLGIEALNRVYPEARFVTTHRDVTRVIPSVASVETAVVRMMTGNPDPQYIGKHCADTWDICLRRFIAFRDRVGEERFYDIAFDELQTDPIGTIRGLYEWLGEEFTAATVDAMEQWWKNNEEEREQAGPHRYRAEDFGLDTEQLAERFAYYGERFPIAKPQNREK; encoded by the coding sequence GTGGACGTTGACGAACTGCTTGCGGGAGCGGTGGAGCAGGCCGGTGTGAGCGACTGGGGTCCCGACGCCGAGGCCATGGTCGAAGGGCTGCGCGTGCTGGTGCAGTCTGCGAACGACGACGCCGGCCTCAGCGCCGAAGGCGAGATGGGGTTCGCGGGGACGATCGGGTCGTTGCTCACGAGGCGCCTCGAGGTCGAGGACTGGTACCGGCGCCATCCCGAGATCGACGACCAGGAGATCGAGTCGGTGTTGTTCGGGCTGGGCTTGCCCCGCACCGGTTCCACCGCGCTGAGCTACCTGCTCGCGCAGGACCGCGACGTGCGCTCGCTCCGGCAGTGGGAAGCAGGCCAGCCGACACCGCCGCCCGACCTCGCGACGGAGGATACCGACCCGCGGTTCCTCGCCGCCCAGCGCGCGATGGCGGGCATGAGCGGCCTGCCGTCGGAGCTGAAGTCGATGCTGCCGTCGTCGCCCGACGGCCCGGCCGAGTGCCTCGATCTCATGAGCATGACGTTCCGGTGCATGGCCCTCGACGTGATCGCGAAGACGCCGTCGTACGCGCAGTGGCTCTTCACGGAGTGCGACTTCGGCCCGGCGTACCGGTACCACCGTCGCGTGATCAAGCTGCTCCAATGGCACCGGCCGCCGTCGCGGTGGCGGCTGAAGACCCCCGCACACTTGCTCGGCATCGAAGCGCTGAACCGCGTGTATCCGGAGGCGCGTTTTGTGACCACGCACCGCGACGTCACGCGGGTGATCCCGTCGGTCGCGAGCGTCGAAACCGCGGTGGTACGCATGATGACCGGCAACCCCGACCCGCAGTACATCGGCAAACACTGTGCCGACACATGGGACATCTGCCTTCGCCGGTTCATCGCGTTCCGCGACCGCGTCGGCGAGGAGCGGTTCTACGACATCGCGTTCGACGAGCTCCAGACCGACCCCATCGGGACGATCCGCGGTCTGTACGAGTGGCTCGGTGAGGAGTTCACGGCGGCGACCGTCGACGCGATGGAGCAGTGGTGGAAGAACAACGAAGAGGAACGAGAGCAGGCCGGTCCGCACCGCTACCGCGCGGAAGACTTCGGCCTCGACACGGAGCAGTTAGCTGAACGGTTCGCCTACTACGGCGAACGATTCCCGATCGCGAAACCCCAAAACCGCGAGAAGTAG
- a CDS encoding acyl-CoA desaturase, giving the protein MQTIHAHSLSESDATDQVGDAPPSAPYTPPFYSRVLSAVVAFGPPVLLLFVIFRGTGGPVRWWNIALAVAFVVVIGHAVTVGFHRLFTHRSFVAKRPLKIALAIAGSMSFQGSMIGWVADHRRHHRYSDRAGDPHSPWVQGDQAVGGLRGLWHAHIGWCFTNEPTSRTEFAPDLLADPDLVFIDKLFVPCCVATLALPFAIGYVLYGTLAGAVGALLLAGILRIGFSHNVTWAINSVCHRFGRQPFRSHDQSRNVAGLALFSMGESWHNAHHAFPRSARHGVERHQLDSSAVLIRLFERLGWATNVRWPDPVQVAARRVARPSPLPVR; this is encoded by the coding sequence ATGCAGACGATTCACGCGCACTCTCTGTCGGAGTCCGACGCGACGGATCAGGTCGGTGACGCACCGCCGTCCGCTCCCTATACCCCTCCTTTCTACAGCCGCGTCCTGAGTGCCGTCGTCGCGTTCGGCCCTCCGGTGTTGTTGCTGTTCGTCATCTTCCGAGGCACGGGCGGTCCGGTGCGCTGGTGGAACATCGCGCTGGCCGTGGCCTTCGTCGTCGTGATCGGGCATGCGGTGACCGTCGGCTTCCACCGTCTGTTCACACACCGCAGCTTCGTAGCGAAACGACCGTTGAAGATCGCGCTGGCGATCGCGGGATCGATGTCGTTCCAGGGGTCGATGATCGGGTGGGTCGCCGACCATCGCCGGCATCACCGGTATTCCGACCGGGCCGGTGATCCGCACTCGCCGTGGGTGCAGGGCGATCAAGCCGTCGGCGGGTTGCGCGGTCTCTGGCATGCGCACATCGGCTGGTGCTTCACCAACGAGCCGACCTCGCGCACGGAGTTCGCGCCGGACCTGCTCGCCGACCCCGACCTCGTCTTCATCGACAAGCTGTTCGTGCCGTGCTGTGTTGCCACCCTCGCGTTGCCGTTCGCGATCGGGTACGTCCTCTACGGGACGCTCGCCGGTGCGGTCGGGGCACTGCTGTTGGCCGGCATCCTGCGGATCGGTTTCAGCCACAACGTCACGTGGGCGATCAACTCGGTGTGCCACCGCTTCGGCAGGCAACCGTTCCGGTCACACGACCAGAGCCGGAACGTGGCCGGCCTCGCACTCTTCTCGATGGGCGAGTCGTGGCACAACGCGCACCACGCGTTCCCGAGGTCGGCGCGGCACGGAGTCGAGCGTCACCAACTCGACAGCTCCGCCGTGCTGATCCGCCTCTTCGAGCGCCTCGGCTGGGCAACCAATGTGCGGTGGCCAGATCCAGTGCAGGTCGCAGCCCGTCGCGTCGCTCGACCGAGCCCGCTTCCGGTCCGCTGA
- a CDS encoding NYN domain-containing protein, with protein MTQDEERIALFLDYENLAIGAREALGSQPFDFRPIADALAERGRVVVRRAYADWSAFDDDRRMLTRHQVELIEIPQRMGATRKNAADIKMAVDAVELSFERDYITTFVLGTGDSDFTPLVHKLRELNRRVIGIGIEASTSALLPPACDEFLFYERLEGVEPARPRARAARAPRRPPARPVEDAVVEKATVVGAEDPDLGVLVTQTLAGLERSTNGPVLASSLKRTILRKDPTFNEANYGFRGFGELLRHVADNGVVELSEGSAQGDPEVRFPSHARDQDAAFALLRATVERLTTKAGPPHLSGLKTEMRKQQVDFSEKRFGYGGFLQFCKAARARGVIEMEFDEAADDYLLRLAP; from the coding sequence GTGACCCAGGACGAGGAACGCATCGCGCTGTTCCTGGATTACGAGAACCTGGCGATCGGAGCACGGGAGGCGTTGGGCAGTCAGCCCTTCGACTTCCGACCGATCGCTGATGCTCTCGCGGAGCGTGGGCGCGTCGTCGTTCGCCGGGCCTATGCCGATTGGTCGGCGTTCGACGACGACCGACGCATGCTCACGCGTCATCAGGTCGAGCTCATCGAGATCCCGCAGCGGATGGGCGCGACACGGAAGAACGCGGCCGACATCAAGATGGCCGTCGACGCGGTCGAGCTGTCCTTCGAGCGTGACTACATCACCACGTTCGTGCTCGGCACCGGCGACAGTGATTTCACGCCGCTCGTTCACAAGCTGCGGGAACTCAATCGACGCGTCATCGGCATCGGCATCGAAGCATCAACGTCGGCCTTGCTCCCGCCGGCGTGCGACGAGTTCCTGTTCTACGAACGCCTCGAAGGCGTCGAACCGGCAAGGCCGCGCGCGCGCGCCGCGCGCGCGCCGCGCCGCCCGCCCGCGCGACCGGTCGAGGATGCTGTCGTCGAGAAGGCGACGGTCGTCGGTGCCGAGGATCCCGACCTCGGCGTGCTCGTCACGCAGACGCTCGCCGGTCTCGAGCGCAGCACGAACGGCCCCGTGCTCGCGTCGAGCCTGAAGCGCACGATCCTCCGCAAGGACCCTACGTTCAACGAGGCGAACTATGGCTTCCGTGGGTTCGGCGAGCTCCTCCGCCATGTAGCCGACAACGGCGTCGTGGAGCTGAGCGAGGGGTCCGCGCAGGGGGATCCGGAGGTGCGCTTCCCCTCGCACGCCCGCGATCAGGACGCCGCGTTCGCGCTGTTGCGCGCGACCGTCGAGCGGCTCACGACGAAAGCGGGGCCTCCGCATCTCTCAGGTCTCAAGACCGAGATGCGAAAGCAACAGGTCGACTTCAGCGAGAAGCGTTTTGGATACGGCGGCTTCCTCCAGTTCTGCAAGGCGGCGCGAGCGCGCGGCGTCATCGAGATGGAGTTCGACGAGGCGGCCGACGACTACCTCCTGCGTCTCGCGCCGTGA
- a CDS encoding fatty acid desaturase gives MPWHQRIPTAVMVLAPLVALSLVVAGFLGGARFAWRNIAIAAVLYLIIGHGVTIGFHRLFTHRSFEASRPLKIALAIAGSMSFQGSLIGWVAEHRRHHMFTDRDGDPHSPVRPASQRFGRARGLFQAHIGWFFKREGTVREKYASDLLADRDLVVIDHLFVPCCVATLLLPFALGYGIGGSWGAAFGALLWAGVFRIALLHHVTWSTNSLCHMFGSRPFRTKDASTNLAPLALLSMGESWHNAHHAFPNLARHGVDRHQLDSSAVAIRAFERLGWAKHVRWPDAARLDARRIPRS, from the coding sequence GTGCCGTGGCATCAACGGATCCCCACGGCCGTCATGGTGCTCGCACCTCTTGTCGCACTCTCGCTCGTGGTCGCGGGCTTCCTTGGTGGCGCCAGGTTCGCGTGGCGCAACATCGCTATCGCGGCTGTGCTGTACCTGATCATCGGACACGGTGTCACGATCGGGTTCCATCGTCTCTTCACGCATCGCAGCTTCGAAGCGTCCCGACCGCTGAAGATCGCTTTGGCGATCGCGGGTTCGATGTCGTTCCAGGGATCGCTGATCGGGTGGGTCGCGGAACATCGTCGACACCACATGTTCACCGACCGCGACGGCGATCCGCACTCGCCGGTTCGCCCGGCGTCGCAGAGATTCGGCCGCGCCCGCGGGCTGTTCCAAGCTCACATCGGCTGGTTCTTCAAGCGCGAGGGCACAGTCCGTGAGAAGTACGCGTCGGATCTGCTCGCGGATCGCGACCTTGTCGTCATCGACCATCTCTTCGTCCCGTGCTGCGTTGCCACACTGTTGTTGCCCTTCGCGCTCGGCTACGGAATCGGGGGAAGCTGGGGCGCCGCGTTCGGCGCGCTCCTCTGGGCAGGCGTCTTTCGCATCGCGCTCCTGCATCACGTCACGTGGTCGACGAACTCCCTCTGCCACATGTTCGGGTCGCGTCCGTTCCGGACGAAGGACGCCAGCACGAACCTGGCGCCCCTCGCGTTGCTGTCGATGGGGGAGTCGTGGCACAACGCTCATCACGCGTTCCCGAACCTGGCTCGCCATGGCGTCGACCGGCACCAACTCGACAGCTCGGCGGTGGCGATCCGAGCGTTCGAACGCCTCGGCTGGGCGAAGCACGTCCGGTGGCCCGATGCCGCGCGGCTCGACGCTCGCCGCATTCCGCGCTCGTGA
- a CDS encoding SDR family NAD(P)-dependent oxidoreductase: protein MGPVELTSVLQGGINDGSLDGKVAIVTGGGRGIGRAEARRLAAEGASVVVNDFGGTLVGENADSAPAEVVVEEIRAAGGNAVADTGDVTEWATGRRLVATALDAFGRLDILVNNAGIARPRMSFNMSEDDWDLVTKIHLTGSFTATRFAAEHWRDESKRVDAPVDAAVVFTTSVNGLRGAPGHVNYAAAKAGIAAMTTVLASELAPYGVRCNAIAPLAMTRMTEELHETPIFAGHPPDALAPEHVAALVTWLVSPRAAGITGQVVEVTGERLNVWEGWRPVARASIEGEWTLERLDRVREQLFG from the coding sequence ATGGGACCTGTGGAGCTCACCTCGGTATTGCAGGGTGGCATCAACGATGGCTCGCTCGACGGCAAGGTGGCCATCGTGACCGGTGGCGGACGCGGGATCGGCCGAGCGGAGGCGCGCCGGCTCGCCGCTGAGGGTGCGAGTGTCGTCGTCAACGACTTCGGGGGAACGCTCGTCGGCGAGAATGCGGACTCCGCGCCGGCAGAAGTCGTCGTCGAGGAGATCCGCGCGGCGGGTGGCAACGCGGTTGCCGACACGGGCGACGTGACTGAATGGGCGACCGGTCGTCGCCTCGTTGCCACAGCGCTCGACGCGTTCGGCCGCCTCGACATCCTCGTCAACAACGCGGGCATCGCTCGCCCGCGCATGAGCTTCAACATGTCGGAGGACGACTGGGACTTGGTCACGAAGATCCACTTGACCGGATCGTTCACGGCGACGCGCTTCGCGGCCGAGCACTGGCGCGACGAATCGAAGCGCGTCGATGCGCCCGTCGACGCAGCGGTCGTGTTCACGACGTCGGTCAACGGGCTCCGCGGCGCGCCCGGGCACGTGAACTACGCGGCAGCGAAAGCCGGGATCGCGGCGATGACCACGGTGCTCGCATCCGAGCTCGCTCCCTACGGGGTGCGGTGCAACGCCATCGCGCCGTTGGCCATGACACGGATGACCGAGGAGTTGCACGAAACTCCGATCTTCGCCGGGCACCCGCCGGATGCGCTCGCGCCTGAGCACGTCGCCGCGCTGGTGACCTGGCTGGTGTCGCCGCGGGCCGCCGGCATCACCGGCCAGGTCGTGGAAGTCACCGGCGAGCGGCTCAACGTGTGGGAGGGCTGGCGACCGGTCGCACGCGCGTCGATCGAAGGCGAGTGGACGCTGGAGCGTCTCGACCGCGTGCGCGAGCAGCTCTTCGGCTGA
- a CDS encoding cytochrome c, which yields MPRERPRPGPFEPEALERTLNRYLVMGLVFMFVLVAGFVAYRVREPSLRADAASSQRATYTKLGKELFANNCAECHGDNGSGGGDAPTLHSKEFLENTSDEQIHALTSGGVSGTEMSAWGIDFGGTMTDEQVRQLVTYLRLLEKHAPSIPDWRTGATAP from the coding sequence GTGCCACGCGAGCGACCGCGGCCGGGCCCGTTTGAGCCGGAAGCGCTCGAGCGGACCCTCAACCGGTATCTGGTGATGGGCCTCGTCTTCATGTTCGTGCTCGTCGCCGGATTCGTGGCCTACCGGGTTCGGGAGCCGTCGTTGCGAGCCGACGCGGCGAGCTCCCAACGCGCGACCTATACGAAGCTCGGCAAGGAGTTGTTCGCGAACAATTGCGCCGAATGCCATGGCGACAACGGCAGCGGCGGCGGCGACGCGCCCACCCTTCACTCCAAGGAGTTCCTCGAGAACACCTCGGACGAGCAGATCCACGCGCTGACCTCGGGTGGGGTCTCGGGCACGGAGATGTCGGCGTGGGGCATCGACTTCGGCGGAACCATGACCGACGAGCAGGTCCGCCAGCTCGTCACGTACCTGCGGTTACTCGAGAAGCACGCGCCGAGCATCCCCGACTGGCGCACCGGCGCGACTGCGCCTTGA
- a CDS encoding Rieske 2Fe-2S domain-containing protein, whose protein sequence is MARSRRQFLVDLWKVGGIFLIGAAGYTTYEALRPLASAAGGGKLKLGRAKDFERGTATYFPEGRLYVTSAKGDLFALSQKCPHLGCQVPFCESSGRFECPCHGSIFDLGGEWITGPSPRGMDRYPTDVQGGVVVVDTGTLEAGPDQGAKKYLTPAKGPNCVKGG, encoded by the coding sequence ATGGCGCGCAGCAGGCGGCAGTTCCTCGTCGATCTCTGGAAGGTGGGCGGCATCTTCCTGATCGGCGCGGCCGGCTACACCACCTACGAGGCGTTGCGCCCGCTCGCGAGCGCGGCCGGGGGCGGCAAGCTGAAGCTGGGACGGGCGAAGGACTTCGAGCGGGGCACGGCCACCTACTTCCCCGAAGGGCGCCTCTACGTGACGAGCGCGAAGGGCGATCTGTTCGCACTGTCCCAGAAGTGCCCCCATCTCGGCTGCCAGGTGCCCTTCTGTGAGAGCTCGGGACGCTTCGAGTGTCCCTGTCACGGTTCGATCTTCGACCTCGGGGGCGAGTGGATCACCGGGCCGTCGCCCCGCGGGATGGATCGTTACCCGACCGACGTGCAGGGCGGCGTGGTCGTCGTCGATACCGGCACGCTCGAGGCCGGACCCGACCAGGGTGCCAAGAAGTACCTCACGCCCGCCAAGGGCCCGAACTGCGTGAAGGGGGGGTGA
- a CDS encoding cytochrome b N-terminal domain-containing protein encodes MPEPTRDALEPEVATPAHGLMGRMQRSELWRSMFRHPQLDTPRGRALQSFSNFFLHVYPVKIPARVLRLRYSFRLGFIAAVLFGILVATGVYLMFFYTPSPTAAYGDMQHLKTGVGFGQLIRNVHRWSAHLMVLVIVLHLVRVFYAGAYKRPRQFNWVIGVMLLLLTLGLSFTGYLLPWDQLSYWAVTVGTNLVHYVPVLGGTLQDLLIGGDQIGASTLLRFYALHVAVLPGLLILVLAVHIWRVRKDGFAVTRSSAGAFEEEATARPAVGVPALGAPAALYEGRTRLLGVVDRESVTAEDRPVDDTVFSWPHLVARHVVVALGVAAVALAMGVAFVAPLRGLANPNVTPEPSKAPWYFSALQELLSRFDPLVAGVLVPLGIVLVLVLLPYIDHNPATEARNRKVAVLLFTGLLATAVVLTVVGTFFRGPGWRFVAPWTHWYVEF; translated from the coding sequence GTGCCTGAGCCGACGCGCGACGCGCTCGAGCCCGAGGTTGCCACGCCCGCGCACGGCCTGATGGGGAGGATGCAGCGCAGTGAGCTGTGGCGGTCGATGTTCCGTCACCCGCAGCTCGACACCCCGCGCGGACGCGCGCTCCAGTCGTTCAGCAACTTCTTCCTCCACGTGTACCCGGTCAAGATTCCGGCCCGGGTGTTGCGGCTGCGCTACTCGTTCCGGCTCGGGTTCATCGCCGCGGTGCTGTTCGGGATCCTGGTCGCCACGGGCGTGTACCTGATGTTCTTCTACACGCCGTCGCCGACGGCCGCGTACGGCGACATGCAGCACCTGAAGACCGGAGTCGGCTTCGGCCAGCTCATCCGTAACGTGCATCGCTGGTCGGCGCATCTCATGGTGCTGGTCATCGTGCTGCATCTCGTGCGCGTCTTCTACGCCGGCGCGTACAAGCGCCCGCGCCAGTTCAACTGGGTGATCGGCGTGATGCTGTTGCTGCTCACCCTCGGTCTGTCCTTCACCGGATACCTCTTGCCCTGGGACCAACTGAGCTACTGGGCCGTGACTGTGGGCACGAACCTGGTTCATTACGTGCCCGTGCTGGGCGGAACGCTGCAGGACCTGCTCATCGGTGGCGACCAGATCGGGGCGAGCACGCTGCTGCGCTTCTACGCGCTCCACGTCGCGGTGCTGCCCGGGTTGCTCATCCTCGTGCTCGCGGTCCACATCTGGCGGGTCCGCAAAGACGGGTTCGCGGTGACGCGTTCGAGTGCAGGTGCGTTCGAGGAGGAAGCAACCGCCCGGCCTGCTGTGGGCGTGCCTGCCCTGGGCGCGCCCGCCGCGCTGTACGAAGGGCGGACGCGGCTGCTCGGTGTGGTCGACCGCGAGTCCGTGACGGCCGAAGATCGTCCGGTCGACGACACGGTCTTCAGCTGGCCTCACCTGGTCGCGCGGCACGTGGTCGTCGCGCTCGGGGTGGCGGCCGTCGCGCTCGCGATGGGCGTGGCCTTCGTGGCGCCACTCCGGGGGCTCGCAAACCCGAACGTGACCCCCGAGCCCTCGAAGGCGCCGTGGTACTTCTCGGCGCTGCAGGAGTTGCTCTCGCGCTTCGACCCGCTGGTCGCCGGCGTCCTCGTTCCCCTGGGCATCGTGCTGGTGCTCGTGCTGCTCCCGTACATCGACCACAACCCCGCGACGGAGGCCCGCAACCGCAAGGTGGCGGTGCTCCTCTTCACCGGGCTGCTGGCGACCGCGGTAGTGCTCACGGTGGTCGGCACGTTCTTCCGAGGTCCGGGCTGGCGTTTCGTCGCCCCGTGGACCCACTGGTACGTCGAGTTCTAG